The Echinicola rosea genome has a segment encoding these proteins:
- a CDS encoding tetratricopeptide repeat protein, with protein sequence MKKTQIILVVVVIVVVGILYSLPRVVVDNEENSENIGQGDVAAADSVAEAHDVQIPETERGTVSGLIANLENAESKENFTIFADSLASFYQKAGMYDSAAYYLGKGADQYSDLALMEKAGNAYYEAYGFAMDQGKMNMLAEKTRGYLNQVLEADPDRLDLKTKVAMTYVSSSNPMQGIMMIREVLEEDPENQEALYNMGVLSMQSGQYKRAVERFETLVGYYPENVQGQFYLGVSYFESKQKKKAKNQFQKVKDMTEDPMILSSVDNYLGQL encoded by the coding sequence ATGAAAAAGACGCAAATCATCCTGGTCGTTGTGGTCATTGTTGTTGTAGGGATATTGTATTCCCTCCCTCGAGTGGTGGTTGACAACGAAGAAAACAGTGAAAACATCGGCCAGGGGGATGTTGCGGCGGCCGATTCTGTAGCAGAAGCCCACGACGTCCAGATTCCGGAGACGGAGCGAGGAACCGTTAGTGGCCTGATAGCCAATTTGGAAAACGCTGAAAGTAAAGAAAATTTTACTATCTTTGCAGATTCATTGGCTTCTTTTTACCAGAAAGCTGGAATGTACGACAGCGCTGCCTACTATCTAGGCAAAGGGGCTGATCAGTATTCAGATTTGGCATTGATGGAAAAAGCAGGTAATGCATACTACGAAGCATACGGTTTCGCGATGGATCAGGGAAAAATGAACATGCTGGCCGAAAAGACCAGAGGTTACCTTAACCAAGTGCTGGAAGCAGACCCCGACCGGCTGGACCTGAAGACAAAAGTGGCCATGACATACGTATCTTCTTCTAATCCGATGCAGGGGATCATGATGATCCGCGAGGTGCTGGAAGAAGATCCGGAAAATCAAGAGGCGCTTTACAACATGGGTGTACTCTCCATGCAGTCAGGACAGTACAAGCGTGCCGTGGAGCGTTTTGAGACCTTGGTGGGATATTATCCTGAAAATGTTCAAGGGCAGTTTTACCTTGGTGTGAGCTACTTTGAATCCAAGCAAAAGAAAAAAGCAAAAAATCAGTTCCAGAAAGTGAAAGACATGACAGAAGATCCCATGATCCTCTCCAGTGTCGACAATTATCTGGGACAACTATAA
- a CDS encoding DUF4286 family protein: MILYNVTVNIDQKVEKEWIKWMKDEHIPAVMATGIFVENKFFRLMHDNEDGGVNYSVQYFADSMEKIKEYQEKHAKDLQEKFRHRFQDRYAIFRSLLEQV, from the coding sequence ATGATTTTATACAATGTTACGGTTAACATCGATCAGAAAGTGGAAAAGGAATGGATCAAGTGGATGAAGGACGAGCATATTCCAGCTGTAATGGCCACTGGAATATTTGTGGAAAATAAGTTCTTCCGATTGATGCACGATAATGAAGATGGAGGGGTGAATTATTCGGTACAATACTTCGCTGATTCTATGGAAAAAATAAAGGAATATCAGGAAAAGCATGCAAAAGACCTGCAAGAGAAATTCAGGCACCGTTTTCAGGATCGTTATGCGATCTTCAGGTCATTGCTAGAGCAGGTATAA
- a CDS encoding MerR family transcriptional regulator, protein MSSYSIKDLEHLSGIKAHTLRIWEQRYNLVRPKRTDTNIRYYDDADLKLILNVALLNNNGFKISKIVEMSPANIRDKVISLTEGVLAYEDQIHALTVSMIEIDEESFDRVLSINQRRIGFDETMLRVIYPFLAKIGLLWQIGSISPAQEHFISNLIRQKLIVAIDNFVYQGGGKKFLLFLPEGELHEISLLFASYLIKREGHKVIYLGQSTPKDDLIEVYNYHQPEFLITVITTSPDAGNLQAYLNELGGIFGKSELIVSGYQILRTPVELPKNVRLLEKIEDIKDFVLCLIPEEKAIS, encoded by the coding sequence ATGAGCAGCTATTCTATCAAAGACTTGGAGCACTTGTCAGGCATCAAAGCCCATACACTAAGAATTTGGGAACAACGGTACAATTTGGTCCGACCAAAACGCACAGATACCAATATCCGATACTATGATGATGCAGATCTTAAGTTGATTCTAAACGTTGCACTGCTCAACAACAATGGCTTTAAGATTTCGAAAATCGTAGAGATGTCCCCGGCCAACATTCGGGACAAGGTGATCTCGCTCACCGAAGGAGTGCTTGCGTACGAGGATCAGATTCATGCATTGACCGTTTCCATGATTGAGATAGACGAAGAAAGCTTTGACAGGGTCTTGTCCATCAACCAGCGAAGGATTGGTTTTGATGAGACGATGCTCCGAGTAATCTATCCTTTTTTGGCCAAAATCGGATTACTTTGGCAGATAGGCAGCATTAGCCCAGCTCAAGAGCACTTTATCAGTAATCTGATTCGCCAAAAGCTTATCGTAGCAATCGACAATTTTGTCTATCAAGGTGGTGGAAAGAAATTTTTACTTTTTCTTCCTGAAGGGGAATTGCATGAAATATCCTTGTTATTTGCTTCTTACCTCATCAAACGCGAAGGTCATAAGGTGATCTATCTGGGCCAAAGCACCCCAAAAGATGACCTGATTGAGGTGTACAATTATCATCAACCGGAATTTTTGATCACTGTCATCACCACTTCACCAGATGCTGGCAATTTGCAAGCTTATCTGAACGAGTTAGGTGGTATTTTTGGAAAAAGTGAGTTGATTGTTTCCGGATATCAGATTTTGAGAACACCGGTGGAGCTCCCCAAGAATGTAAGACTATTGGAAAAGATTGAAGACATCAAAGACTTCGTATTATGCCTTATCCCGGAAGAAAAAGCGATAAGCTGA
- a CDS encoding type III pantothenate kinase: protein MFLSIDAGNSNIVFGFFDAKEQKWDPVLRMETQRGMEFNYLKKNMSLFFLESSISPSDISSVGISSVVPEINENLRKAVRAYLHQDAFFITERSYKPMAVTTKKPAEMGTDLMANAVAAYDYYGSDCIVVDFGTALTFTVIDHSGEILGVTIAPGLKTAIKSLFTNTSKLPEVRLELPDSAIGKDTVHSIQAGILYGYTGLVRGMLETIRKELPQDFKVVATGGLSKILTNLQGEFDLIDNNLTLKGIKLITEQNN, encoded by the coding sequence ATGTTTTTGTCCATTGATGCAGGTAATTCGAATATCGTTTTTGGCTTTTTCGACGCTAAAGAGCAAAAGTGGGATCCCGTTCTCCGCATGGAGACCCAGCGGGGAATGGAGTTTAACTACCTGAAGAAAAACATGAGCCTGTTCTTTTTGGAGTCTTCCATTTCTCCATCGGATATTTCCAGCGTCGGTATCAGCTCTGTCGTGCCTGAGATCAATGAAAACCTAAGAAAGGCGGTTAGGGCCTATCTCCATCAGGATGCCTTTTTCATTACAGAAAGGAGCTATAAGCCCATGGCTGTTACTACTAAAAAGCCGGCGGAAATGGGCACAGACCTGATGGCAAATGCCGTGGCAGCGTATGATTACTATGGCTCAGACTGTATTGTCGTTGATTTTGGTACCGCCTTGACGTTTACGGTTATAGACCACAGTGGGGAGATTTTGGGGGTGACCATCGCGCCCGGCCTCAAGACAGCCATCAAATCCCTCTTCACAAACACTTCAAAATTACCAGAAGTCCGACTGGAACTTCCAGATTCTGCCATTGGAAAAGACACCGTCCATTCTATCCAAGCGGGCATTTTGTACGGCTATACAGGGTTGGTTCGCGGCATGTTGGAAACCATCAGAAAGGAGCTTCCGCAAGACTTTAAAGTAGTCGCTACGGGAGGTTTGTCCAAGATTCTTACTAACCTCCAAGGAGAATTTGACCTCATTGATAATAACCTTACCCTGAAAGGGATTAAACTAATCACCGAGCAAAACAACTAG
- a CDS encoding GNAT family N-acetyltransferase, translated as MYTIREGKKEDLPRIFELVEELAIYEKAPEQVTNTIAMMEKDGFGQNPVFGFFVLIKDSSQEIIGTAIYYYRYSTWKGKRLYLEDYIVTEKERGKGAGKLLFERVMKKSIEENCTGMMWQVLDWNDPAINFYKKYDAEIEGGWYNCHLQSEEIKERLGK; from the coding sequence ATGTACACTATCAGAGAAGGAAAAAAAGAGGACTTGCCAAGAATCTTTGAATTGGTCGAAGAACTGGCAATTTATGAAAAAGCTCCAGAACAAGTGACCAACACCATAGCGATGATGGAAAAAGATGGCTTTGGTCAAAATCCCGTTTTCGGATTTTTTGTGTTGATCAAGGACAGCAGCCAAGAGATCATCGGTACGGCGATCTACTATTACAGATACAGCACCTGGAAGGGCAAACGACTTTATTTGGAAGATTACATCGTGACGGAGAAAGAACGTGGAAAGGGTGCAGGCAAGTTGCTTTTTGAGCGGGTAATGAAAAAATCCATTGAGGAAAATTGTACCGGTATGATGTGGCAAGTGCTGGACTGGAACGACCCTGCAATAAATTTCTACAAAAAATATGATGCTGAAATAGAAGGCGGATGGTATAACTGTCACCTGCAGTCTGAAGAGATCAAAGAACGGCTAGGGAAGTAA
- a CDS encoding Rne/Rng family ribonuclease — protein MSTELVIDSAQNGSRIALLKNKGLVELHSDEENNQFKVGDMYLGTVRKIVNGLNAGFIDVGYEKDAFLHYQDLGPKVKSLIKYTKHIRNNHSEHPTLKGFKLEPEIEKLGKISQVLSKNNQILVQVVKEPISTKGPRLSCELSLAGRYLVLVPFSNAVNVSKKIRKAEERRRLARLITSIKPDNFGVIIRTVAESQSVTELDKDLRNLVDSWEDGMKKLMKAKSKDKVIGEMSMASSIVRDLLNESFDAITVEDELIYDQIRSYIRSIAPEKEKIVKLYNGKAKLFESFGIEKQIKSLFGQSVSLPHGGYLIIEHTEALHVIDVNSGNKSNQESDQETTALKTNLVAVKEIARQLRLRDMGGIIVIDFIDMKKADNKRAVYDAMKTAMKDDRSKNTVLPLTKFGLMQITRQRVRPEVNIVTKETCPSCNGTGKIQASILVADKLERDLEYTAVHQNLPSIKIGLHPYLHAYFTQGMISKRVKWFFKYFKWVKLIKDSSLPVTEYKFLDETGEEIELNVKDGAQ, from the coding sequence TTGAGTACGGAATTAGTTATTGATTCTGCTCAAAACGGTAGTCGCATAGCCCTTTTGAAGAACAAAGGACTGGTGGAGCTTCATTCAGATGAAGAAAACAACCAGTTTAAAGTAGGGGACATGTACCTGGGAACGGTCCGAAAGATCGTCAATGGCCTAAATGCAGGATTCATTGATGTCGGATACGAAAAAGATGCTTTTCTGCATTACCAGGACTTGGGGCCGAAAGTGAAAAGCCTGATCAAATATACCAAACACATCAGGAACAATCACTCAGAGCACCCTACACTCAAAGGGTTTAAACTAGAACCTGAGATAGAAAAGCTGGGAAAGATTTCCCAAGTCCTTTCTAAAAACAATCAAATATTAGTTCAGGTTGTAAAGGAGCCAATCTCTACGAAAGGCCCACGACTATCCTGTGAGCTCTCCCTAGCCGGTCGCTATTTGGTACTGGTGCCTTTTTCGAACGCAGTCAACGTATCCAAGAAGATCCGAAAAGCTGAAGAACGAAGAAGGCTGGCCAGACTCATCACTTCCATCAAGCCCGATAATTTCGGGGTAATCATCAGAACAGTAGCAGAGAGCCAGTCCGTCACAGAACTGGACAAAGACCTCCGCAACCTGGTGGACTCTTGGGAAGATGGCATGAAGAAGCTGATGAAAGCCAAAAGTAAAGACAAGGTGATAGGAGAAATGAGCATGGCGAGCTCCATTGTGAGAGACTTGCTCAACGAATCATTCGATGCAATCACGGTAGAGGATGAATTAATCTATGATCAGATCCGGTCTTATATAAGATCGATCGCCCCTGAAAAGGAAAAAATTGTCAAGCTTTACAACGGAAAAGCTAAGCTCTTTGAAAGTTTTGGAATAGAAAAGCAGATAAAGAGTCTCTTTGGACAGTCGGTGAGCCTACCGCACGGTGGCTACCTTATCATTGAACACACCGAAGCGCTGCACGTCATTGATGTAAACAGCGGAAACAAGTCCAATCAAGAAAGTGACCAGGAAACAACAGCATTAAAAACCAACCTGGTGGCTGTCAAAGAAATTGCCAGACAGCTTCGCCTCCGTGATATGGGAGGTATTATCGTCATCGACTTCATTGACATGAAAAAGGCCGATAACAAAAGGGCCGTTTATGATGCAATGAAAACAGCAATGAAGGATGATAGGTCAAAAAACACAGTGTTGCCCCTTACCAAATTTGGGCTAATGCAGATTACCCGGCAACGTGTAAGACCCGAAGTGAATATCGTAACCAAAGAAACCTGTCCGTCTTGTAACGGTACAGGAAAAATCCAGGCCTCCATCCTGGTGGCTGATAAATTGGAAAGAGACCTTGAGTACACTGCAGTACACCAAAACTTACCAAGTATAAAAATAGGTTTGCACCCTTATCTTCATGCCTACTTTACCCAAGGCATGATCTCGAAAAGGGTCAAATGGTTTTTTAAGTATTTCAAATGGGTAAAACTGATCAAAGATTCTTCATTACCAGTGACGGAGTATAAATTCCTGGACGAAACAGGAGAAGAAATAGAACTTAATGTAAAAGACGGAGCCCAATAA
- a CDS encoding glycosyltransferase family 4 protein translates to MRIIYIHQYFVTPEEGGAVRSYHLAKGLVEAGIDVEMITTYNDNHYQLKEIDGIKVHYLPVPYDNSFGFYRRVWAFYQFVRHAKRLLKRLQQADLLYITSTPLTTGLIGLWAKKKLGLSYIFEVRDLWPEAPIQVGAIKHKWLKKVLYKLEKHVYQQASQIIGLSEGICDYIHAVVPGKKIHLIPNFSNVEFFTPSIEKDLAFLRKMGWKLDHLTFAYTGAVGDVNAVDELVKLADLAQHKGKNWQFAIMGKGKQLDTVKAQSQHLGLKNMRFLPFGDKGQVRQLLGHADLSFISFDHLPILQTNSPNKFFDAIAMGNAILINHQGWVWNLVEEHGIGLFFDYKEPKDTLRELEKLEGNPELLADMKRRSRELAISRFSSSVAVQKLLITLGDDWSR, encoded by the coding sequence ATGAGAATCATCTACATCCACCAATACTTCGTCACCCCCGAAGAAGGCGGGGCGGTCCGGTCTTATCACTTGGCCAAAGGCTTGGTAGAAGCCGGTATCGATGTAGAAATGATCACCACATACAATGATAACCACTACCAGCTGAAGGAAATCGATGGCATCAAGGTCCACTATCTTCCTGTACCGTATGACAACAGCTTTGGCTTTTACCGCAGGGTATGGGCTTTCTATCAATTTGTGCGGCATGCAAAAAGATTGTTAAAGCGGCTTCAGCAAGCTGATCTGCTGTACATTACTTCCACGCCGCTGACCACGGGGCTGATAGGTTTATGGGCAAAAAAGAAACTTGGGTTATCCTACATTTTTGAAGTGCGAGACTTGTGGCCGGAAGCTCCTATTCAAGTGGGGGCCATCAAGCATAAGTGGTTAAAGAAAGTCCTGTACAAGTTGGAAAAGCATGTCTATCAGCAAGCTTCTCAAATCATTGGACTTTCCGAGGGAATCTGCGATTATATCCATGCCGTAGTTCCAGGGAAGAAGATCCATCTGATTCCCAACTTTTCGAATGTGGAATTTTTTACGCCGTCCATAGAAAAAGACCTTGCTTTTCTACGTAAAATGGGCTGGAAGCTAGATCACCTCACCTTCGCTTACACGGGTGCGGTGGGAGACGTAAATGCCGTGGATGAACTGGTCAAACTGGCTGATTTGGCTCAGCACAAGGGCAAGAATTGGCAATTTGCGATCATGGGAAAGGGTAAGCAGCTGGACACCGTCAAAGCCCAATCCCAACACCTGGGGCTGAAAAACATGCGATTTCTGCCATTTGGCGATAAAGGGCAGGTGAGGCAATTACTTGGTCATGCTGACCTGTCATTCATTTCCTTTGATCATTTACCCATCTTGCAAACCAATAGCCCCAACAAATTTTTTGACGCTATTGCAATGGGAAATGCCATCCTGATCAACCATCAGGGATGGGTTTGGAACCTTGTGGAAGAGCATGGAATTGGCTTGTTTTTCGATTATAAAGAGCCAAAGGATACCCTGCGTGAACTGGAAAAATTGGAAGGAAACCCTGAGCTGCTAGCGGACATGAAGCGACGCTCAAGGGAATTGGCCATAAGCCGGTTCTCTTCATCCGTTGCGGTCCAAAAGCTCTTAATAACCCTTGGGGACGATTGGTCTAGGTGA
- a CDS encoding single-stranded DNA-binding protein, whose product MAGVNKVILVGNLGRDPEVKHLESGSVVANVTLATTEAYKDRSGNRVENTEWHDLEMWDGQAKVAEQYLRKGSQIFVEGKIKSDTWQDEQGNNRKKVRIRVLSFTMLGSRNAEGGAPGGSSSNAGQSQPAPNKAQPAASMPSSGGNIDDVEDDLPF is encoded by the coding sequence ATGGCCGGTGTAAACAAAGTAATATTAGTTGGCAACTTAGGTAGAGACCCTGAAGTGAAGCATTTGGAAAGTGGCAGTGTGGTGGCCAACGTGACACTAGCAACAACAGAAGCCTACAAAGACCGAAGTGGAAACCGGGTGGAAAACACCGAGTGGCATGACCTCGAAATGTGGGATGGCCAAGCCAAAGTGGCCGAGCAATACCTCAGAAAGGGCAGTCAGATTTTCGTAGAAGGAAAAATCAAATCGGATACCTGGCAAGATGAACAGGGGAATAACCGTAAAAAAGTCAGGATCCGTGTGCTGAGCTTCACGATGTTGGGCTCTAGAAATGCAGAGGGAGGCGCTCCAGGCGGCAGTTCCAGCAATGCTGGCCAGTCCCAGCCCGCTCCCAATAAGGCACAACCTGCTGCCTCTATGCCGTCCTCAGGAGGGAATATCGATGACGTAGAAGATGATCTGCCATTCTAA
- a CDS encoding peptide-methionine (S)-S-oxide reductase → MLQQIGFGGGCHWCTEAVFQHLKGVHLVKQGWIANRAEQATFSEAVLVDYDPAIIPLSVLVEAHLITHSSTSLHGMRKKYRSAVYVLDSCQKMSVREIIKHLQPKFDKPLIVQTLDFGGFRDNEEHFKNYYLNKPEAPFCGQYIQPKLALLQERLGEYFSPPL, encoded by the coding sequence ATGTTGCAGCAAATTGGCTTTGGAGGAGGCTGTCATTGGTGTACTGAAGCAGTGTTTCAGCATTTGAAAGGAGTCCACTTAGTGAAGCAAGGCTGGATCGCCAATCGTGCCGAACAGGCCACTTTCTCGGAAGCGGTATTGGTAGATTATGATCCTGCTATCATACCATTGTCTGTATTGGTTGAGGCTCATTTGATCACGCACAGTAGTACATCATTGCATGGAATGCGAAAGAAATACCGCTCTGCTGTTTATGTTTTGGACTCCTGTCAAAAAATGTCAGTCAGGGAAATAATCAAACACCTGCAGCCCAAGTTTGACAAACCACTTATCGTCCAAACGCTTGACTTTGGAGGATTCAGAGATAATGAGGAACATTTTAAAAATTACTATCTGAACAAGCCAGAAGCTCCATTTTGCGGACAATATATTCAGCCCAAGCTGGCATTGCTTCAGGAGCGACTTGGTGAATATTTCAGCCCACCTTTATAG
- a CDS encoding TetR/AcrR family transcriptional regulator, whose product MEKKKKISTKQRIINEAIRLYNEYGAHNITSRHIAAELGISHGNLDYHYKNREAILLAIYKQMREEMSASYEKVSGSSSSFTDFHMLLLHLEAFQYKYRFFNQDVLEISRSYPEVSKLLKETIELRNKQMAEYFERFKKQGFVQDTINTVAERLKRTLRIIITFWLAQREVLSHQKGKSEGEMARHIWELVIPYMTEEGKTEFKAVVDQYGYRYEG is encoded by the coding sequence ATGGAAAAGAAGAAAAAAATCTCCACAAAGCAGCGAATTATCAATGAAGCCATCCGCCTCTACAATGAATATGGTGCCCACAATATTACGAGCCGACATATTGCGGCGGAATTAGGGATTAGCCATGGCAATCTTGATTACCATTATAAAAATCGTGAAGCCATCCTTCTTGCCATTTATAAGCAGATGAGGGAAGAAATGAGCGCTTCCTATGAAAAAGTGTCCGGATCTTCTTCATCGTTTACGGACTTCCATATGCTGCTGCTTCATTTAGAAGCCTTTCAGTATAAATATCGTTTTTTTAACCAGGACGTTTTAGAAATCTCACGATCCTATCCGGAAGTAAGCAAGCTATTGAAGGAAACGATCGAATTAAGAAACAAACAGATGGCCGAATACTTTGAACGGTTTAAGAAGCAAGGCTTTGTGCAGGACACCATAAACACCGTTGCTGAAAGGCTAAAGAGGACTCTACGCATCATCATCACATTTTGGCTTGCTCAGCGAGAGGTACTAAGCCATCAAAAGGGAAAATCAGAGGGAGAAATGGCTCGACATATTTGGGAACTGGTGATTCCTTATATGACTGAAGAGGGGAAAACTGAATTTAAAGCTGTTGTGGACCAATACGGCTATCGCTACGAAGGATAA
- the mutY gene encoding A/G-specific adenine glycosylase: protein MTFNHFPKKLLHWYPENKRDLPWRNTQNPYIIWLSEIILQQTRVAQGLPYFKEFVKHYPTVEDLAQAPIEDVLRLWQGLGYYSRARNLHQCAKQVSEELGGDFPDNYQALLKLKGIGQYTAAAIASFAFKEKVAVLDGNVFRVLSRYFGIDTDISSPKGKRQFQTLANELIPGDQPDEYNQAIMEFGALQCTPKKANCGHCPLKDSCYAYANGQVEALPVKIKKTKVTTRAFLYHEVKCDNLKIVKTRGPKDIWQGLTDFPLVEYPSPEKINPEESSLFQELQAFKPIINYQSEKTYKHILSHQKIFSNFVTFNIAPDKCDEVKIWADSKGYRLCDDEELEALGKPQLIVRYLNDQK, encoded by the coding sequence TTGACTTTCAACCATTTTCCCAAAAAGCTACTGCATTGGTACCCAGAAAATAAAAGGGATCTGCCTTGGAGAAACACCCAAAACCCATACATCATTTGGCTATCAGAAATTATTCTTCAGCAAACGCGAGTGGCACAGGGACTCCCCTACTTTAAAGAATTTGTTAAGCATTATCCGACGGTGGAGGACTTAGCCCAAGCCCCAATAGAAGATGTTCTACGGCTTTGGCAGGGACTGGGATACTATAGCCGCGCCAGAAACCTGCACCAATGTGCCAAGCAAGTAAGTGAGGAGCTTGGTGGTGACTTTCCGGACAACTACCAGGCACTCCTAAAGCTCAAAGGCATCGGACAATATACCGCCGCTGCAATTGCTTCTTTTGCCTTTAAAGAAAAAGTCGCTGTACTGGACGGCAATGTCTTTAGGGTCCTTAGCCGGTATTTTGGTATTGACACCGATATCAGCAGCCCTAAGGGCAAAAGACAATTTCAGACACTCGCCAATGAGCTCATCCCAGGGGACCAACCGGATGAGTACAATCAGGCCATCATGGAATTTGGAGCCCTCCAGTGTACACCCAAGAAGGCCAATTGCGGACATTGCCCACTGAAGGACAGCTGCTACGCATACGCCAACGGCCAAGTGGAAGCATTGCCTGTAAAGATCAAAAAAACCAAGGTGACCACGCGAGCATTCCTATACCATGAAGTCAAATGCGACAACCTCAAAATCGTAAAAACCAGGGGCCCAAAGGATATCTGGCAGGGCCTGACGGACTTCCCTTTGGTGGAATACCCGTCCCCTGAAAAGATCAATCCCGAAGAATCAAGTTTGTTTCAAGAGCTTCAGGCATTTAAGCCAATCATCAACTATCAAAGTGAAAAGACCTATAAACATATACTGTCCCATCAAAAAATTTTTTCAAACTTTGTCACGTTCAATATAGCACCTGACAAATGCGATGAAGTGAAAATATGGGCCGACTCCAAGGGCTACCGGTTATGCGATGACGAAGAGCTGGAGGCCTTGGGGAAACCACAACTGATCGTGCGCTATTTGAACGATCAAAAATAA
- the msrB gene encoding peptide-methionine (R)-S-oxide reductase MsrB: MLNWSDVIHFANNGSPTPQKKVTKSEEEWKSLLTPEQYKITRLKGTERAHSSEMCSLFEPGKYACICCDTLLFDAGKKFESGTGWPSFTQPAEKSAVAYHKDVGFGMVRVEITCNTCDAHLGHVFPDGPEPSGLRYCVNAVSLKKVS; this comes from the coding sequence ATGCTAAACTGGTCAGACGTCATTCATTTTGCAAACAATGGCAGCCCAACACCCCAAAAAAAGGTGACAAAAAGTGAGGAGGAATGGAAAAGCCTCCTTACTCCGGAGCAATATAAAATCACCCGTCTAAAGGGCACTGAGAGGGCACATAGTTCAGAGATGTGTAGTCTTTTTGAGCCTGGAAAATACGCTTGTATTTGCTGTGACACCCTGCTTTTTGATGCCGGGAAAAAATTCGAAAGTGGTACAGGATGGCCTTCTTTCACACAGCCCGCTGAGAAAAGTGCTGTGGCCTACCACAAGGATGTAGGGTTTGGCATGGTCCGGGTAGAAATCACTTGCAATACCTGTGATGCACACTTGGGGCATGTGTTTCCCGATGGCCCCGAACCCAGTGGACTCCGGTATTGTGTCAATGCCGTTTCCCTAAAAAAGGTCTCATAA
- a CDS encoding HU family DNA-binding protein, with translation MTKAEVITKISDKTGIQKDDVTQTIEAFFKVVKDSMSEGENIYVRGFGSFINKKRAKKIARNISKNTAIVIDEHYVPAFKPSKVFIDKIKNSKKVKEVAFQD, from the coding sequence GTGACTAAAGCAGAGGTAATTACCAAGATTTCGGACAAGACAGGAATTCAGAAGGACGATGTTACTCAAACCATTGAGGCATTCTTCAAAGTAGTAAAAGATTCCATGTCTGAGGGAGAGAATATTTATGTGAGGGGATTCGGTAGCTTCATCAACAAGAAGAGAGCTAAGAAGATCGCCAGAAACATCAGCAAGAACACTGCTATCGTAATCGATGAGCATTATGTACCGGCTTTCAAGCCTTCCAAGGTGTTTATCGACAAAATCAAAAACAGTAAAAAAGTAAAAGAGGTAGCTTTTCAGGATTAA
- a CDS encoding sterol desaturase family protein: MLEAVMFVVIGFVLMELAGWAIHKFLMHGIFWNIHKTHHTATKGPFEKNDVFSTLFGGIAIALMIVGYGELDYRFWLGVGISVYGMCYFFFHDVIIHRRVKWLKRPENGFWRGFVRAHQAHHANNKKKGSEAYGLFFVPFKYFKAGRK; the protein is encoded by the coding sequence ATGTTGGAAGCAGTAATGTTCGTGGTCATCGGTTTTGTGTTAATGGAATTGGCTGGATGGGCCATCCACAAATTTCTGATGCACGGGATCTTTTGGAATATTCATAAAACCCACCATACAGCGACAAAAGGCCCGTTTGAGAAGAATGATGTTTTTTCCACCCTGTTTGGAGGAATTGCAATCGCCTTGATGATAGTGGGCTATGGGGAGTTGGACTATCGATTTTGGCTTGGGGTAGGAATAAGTGTTTATGGAATGTGTTATTTTTTCTTTCATGATGTCATTATCCACCGAAGGGTAAAGTGGCTCAAAAGACCTGAAAATGGTTTTTGGAGAGGCTTCGTGAGGGCACACCAAGCCCATCACGCAAACAACAAGAAAAAAGGTTCAGAGGCCTACGGGTTGTTCTTTGTGCCATTTAAATACTTCAAAGCAGGGAGGAAATGA